In Streptomyces sp. NBC_00414, a single window of DNA contains:
- a CDS encoding TetR/AcrR family transcriptional regulator, which translates to MRSSKTATVTATTGTAPDGGPNRRDAEATKAAILRAARHLLARHAHGDITLKAVAERAGVSPPLIMKYFGNKEALFAQVMSFEEDATALLDAPLEDLGRHMVRHVLVSQSERGADPLLRIVFAPLHGNQGDTLRTNFRTQVSDRLVLRLDGPDAGLRAELALSMLLGLGVMYGIARGGELRATPLDVVVERYAPALQACLTP; encoded by the coding sequence ATGAGGTCCTCGAAGACCGCGACGGTGACGGCTACGACCGGGACGGCCCCGGACGGCGGCCCGAACCGCCGGGACGCCGAAGCCACCAAAGCGGCGATCCTCCGCGCCGCCCGCCACCTCCTCGCGCGGCACGCCCACGGGGACATCACGCTGAAGGCCGTGGCCGAACGGGCCGGTGTCAGCCCCCCTCTGATCATGAAGTACTTCGGCAACAAGGAAGCGCTCTTCGCGCAGGTGATGTCCTTCGAGGAGGACGCCACCGCACTGCTGGACGCGCCTCTGGAAGACCTCGGACGTCACATGGTCCGCCACGTCCTCGTCAGCCAGAGCGAACGCGGCGCCGACCCGCTGCTGCGGATCGTCTTCGCCCCGCTCCACGGAAACCAGGGAGACACGCTCCGCACCAACTTCCGCACCCAGGTGAGCGACCGGCTCGTCCTGCGCCTCGACGGCCCCGACGCGGGCCTGCGCGCCGAACTCGCCCTGAGCATGCTGCTCGGCCTCGGCGTGATGTACGGCATCGCACGGGGCGGAGAACTGCGCGCGACACCGCTCGACGTGGTCGTCGAACGGTACGCACCCGCCCTGCAGGCCTGCCTCACACCGTGA
- a CDS encoding exo-alpha-sialidase produces the protein MSARPRTPIPPLRLAALVSALLALLAALLTAQTGTAGAATGTVLRNDTGLYPRAIRLAHNGSANGRVLSSVVTFSGNNGLGTVYESTDSGTSFRQVGAVADPEAAGGQGLCCSTLFELPRAIGSLPAGTLLWAASVGQDETNRRMALRVFKSNDVGRSWSYLSTIATAGSTGGLWEPEFSVDASGQLVAHYSDETDSAHSQKLMAARTSNGTTWTGHRATVVSPVVSDRPGMAVVRKLGNGTYFMSYEICSAPGQYQCVVHYRTSADGWDWSSGPFLGIRPETADGKYFKHAPTVAWAPQAGNPLGRLFLIGQVLYNKDGSVAAGNNKTVWVNSAGGSGTWREIPAPVTVESTVVDYCPNYSSALLPSADGNSLLEIATDWSNGICKPYFATKSVPSS, from the coding sequence ATGTCGGCAAGACCCCGTACCCCCATACCCCCACTGCGCCTGGCCGCTCTCGTCTCCGCGCTGCTGGCGCTTCTGGCGGCCCTGCTCACCGCACAGACCGGGACGGCCGGCGCGGCGACCGGCACCGTACTGCGCAACGACACCGGCCTGTATCCCCGGGCCATCCGTCTCGCGCACAACGGGAGCGCCAACGGCCGCGTCCTGTCGTCGGTGGTCACGTTCTCCGGGAACAACGGACTCGGGACCGTCTACGAGAGCACCGACTCCGGCACGTCCTTCCGCCAGGTCGGCGCGGTCGCCGACCCGGAGGCGGCGGGCGGGCAGGGACTCTGCTGCTCCACGCTCTTCGAACTCCCGCGGGCCATCGGCAGCCTGCCCGCCGGCACCCTGCTGTGGGCGGCCTCGGTCGGCCAGGACGAGACGAACCGGCGCATGGCCTTGCGCGTCTTCAAGAGCAACGACGTGGGACGCAGCTGGAGTTACCTGTCCACCATCGCCACCGCGGGCAGCACCGGGGGTCTGTGGGAGCCCGAGTTCTCCGTCGACGCCTCCGGGCAGCTGGTCGCCCACTATTCGGACGAGACCGACTCGGCCCACAGCCAGAAGCTGATGGCCGCGCGCACCTCGAACGGTACGACCTGGACCGGACACCGCGCCACCGTCGTCAGCCCCGTCGTCTCCGACCGCCCCGGGATGGCGGTCGTCCGCAAGCTCGGCAACGGCACCTACTTCATGTCGTACGAGATCTGCTCGGCCCCCGGGCAGTACCAGTGCGTGGTGCACTACCGGACCTCGGCCGACGGCTGGGACTGGTCGAGCGGGCCGTTCCTCGGCATCCGGCCCGAGACGGCCGACGGCAAGTACTTCAAGCACGCCCCGACCGTCGCCTGGGCCCCTCAGGCCGGTAATCCACTGGGCCGGCTCTTCCTGATCGGCCAGGTCCTGTACAACAAGGACGGCAGCGTGGCCGCCGGCAACAACAAGACCGTCTGGGTCAACAGCGCGGGCGGCAGCGGAACTTGGCGGGAGATCCCGGCGCCCGTCACCGTCGAGTCGACCGTCGTCGACTACTGCCCCAACTACAGCTCGGCCCTGCTGCCGTCGGCGGACGGCAACAGCCTGCTGGAGATTGCCACCGACTGGTCCAATGGCATATGCAAACCGTACTTCGCCACGAAGTCCGTACCGTCGTCCTGA
- a CDS encoding MFS transporter: MQDPTPKEPSRTRKSASPEGLRARLTVPVLAYGGILMAVMQTAVVPLLPDLPRLTGSSAAAVSWTVTATLLAGAVLTPVLGRAGDMYGKKRVLIMALSLMTAGSVLCALTSDIRVLIAARALQGAAAAVVPLSISILRDVLPPERTVSAVALMSSTVGIGAALGLPLAALIVQYADWHTMFWVSAALGAAGIALAWWAVDESAVRHPGRFDTLGALGLATVLVCLLLAVSQGGEWGWASVPVIVLFAGFALSLALWWWQQLRAERPLVDLRLAAQPRVALPHLTALLVGFSFYANSLVTAQLVQAPKGTGYGLGLSIVGAGLCLLPSGVIMLFLSPVSARISLSRGPRVTLALGAVVIACGYGIRILDSRDLWVIILGGAIVSAGTALAYSALPTLILGAVPAAQTGSASGVNVLMRTIGQAVCSAAVAAILVHHISPVGGLLLPSLRGYLLAFAMAGAVALAGCAMALAIPGSSTPEKIGRSSRRRRGGRAAARSLEGAGES, encoded by the coding sequence ATGCAGGATCCGACACCCAAGGAGCCTTCCCGAACCAGGAAGTCCGCGTCCCCGGAGGGGCTCCGGGCCCGACTGACGGTTCCCGTCCTCGCGTACGGCGGAATCCTGATGGCGGTCATGCAGACCGCCGTCGTACCGCTGCTCCCCGACCTGCCGAGGCTGACCGGATCCTCCGCGGCCGCCGTGTCGTGGACCGTCACCGCGACGCTCCTCGCGGGCGCCGTGCTGACGCCGGTGCTCGGCCGGGCCGGGGACATGTACGGCAAGAAGCGCGTCCTCATCATGGCCCTCTCGCTGATGACGGCCGGGTCGGTGCTGTGCGCGCTGACCTCGGACATCCGGGTGCTCATCGCGGCGCGGGCGCTCCAGGGCGCCGCGGCGGCCGTGGTGCCCCTGTCGATCAGCATCCTCCGTGACGTACTGCCGCCCGAGCGCACCGTCTCCGCCGTCGCCCTGATGAGTTCCACGGTCGGCATCGGCGCCGCGCTGGGCCTGCCGCTCGCGGCACTCATCGTGCAGTACGCGGACTGGCACACCATGTTCTGGGTGTCGGCCGCGCTGGGCGCGGCGGGGATCGCCCTCGCCTGGTGGGCGGTGGACGAGTCGGCCGTACGGCACCCGGGCCGGTTCGACACGCTCGGCGCGCTCGGCCTGGCCACGGTGCTCGTCTGCCTGCTCCTGGCGGTTTCGCAGGGCGGTGAATGGGGGTGGGCCAGCGTGCCGGTGATCGTGCTGTTCGCGGGCTTCGCGCTCTCCCTGGCCCTGTGGTGGTGGCAGCAACTGCGCGCCGAACGGCCGTTGGTCGACCTCAGGCTGGCCGCCCAACCACGCGTCGCGCTGCCGCACCTGACCGCGCTCCTCGTCGGATTCTCCTTCTACGCCAACTCCCTGGTCACGGCCCAGCTCGTACAGGCGCCCAAAGGCACCGGATACGGGCTGGGCCTGTCGATCGTCGGCGCCGGGCTGTGCCTGCTGCCCAGCGGCGTCATCATGCTGTTCCTGTCCCCGGTCTCCGCCCGTATCTCGTTGTCGCGCGGCCCCCGCGTGACACTCGCCCTGGGGGCCGTCGTCATCGCGTGCGGGTACGGCATACGGATCCTGGACAGCCGCGACCTGTGGGTGATCATCCTGGGCGGCGCCATCGTGTCGGCGGGTACGGCTCTCGCCTACTCGGCCCTTCCCACGCTGATCCTGGGCGCCGTACCCGCCGCGCAGACCGGTTCGGCGAGCGGTGTCAACGTGCTGATGCGAACCATCGGCCAGGCCGTGTGCAGTGCCGCCGTGGCCGCCATACTGGTGCATCACATCAGCCCGGTCGGCGGACTGCTCCTGCCCAGCCTGCGGGGCTATCTGCTGGCCTTCGCGATGGCCGGGGCGGTCGCACTGGCCGGGTGTGCGATGGCCCTGGCGATACCGGGGAGCAGCACGCCGGAGAAGATCGGCCGGTCGTCACGCCGGCGGCGCGGCGGACGGGCCGCGGCCAGGTCGCTGGAGGGAGCAGGAGAATCATGA
- a CDS encoding carbohydrate ABC transporter permease has translation MTATATPPVTEQRTPAAEPRRKYDAERLFNRVALGVLVAFSLLWLVPLAWALATSIRPSQEVITDPTSWFTAHPTLAAYGDLFDAGKLPYWYANSFITSILTTVLTVLAGSLAAFALSQTRFRARRAAFVMLLAGIMIPGQVLMIPQFLALQSAGLLNTYWGVVLPQVPNVVAVFVFKQFFDGIPRELIDAARADGASWLRTYRQIVMPISRPVISAVTIFVFVGVWNNFLWPLLVVTDPEMMTLPVGLTSVQDVFGVPYAQLMASAVLGAIPLLAVFALFQRRIVEGIAGTGLK, from the coding sequence ATGACCGCCACCGCCACACCTCCCGTGACCGAGCAGCGGACACCCGCGGCCGAGCCGCGTCGGAAGTACGACGCCGAGCGCCTGTTCAACCGGGTGGCCCTCGGAGTCCTCGTCGCCTTCTCGCTGCTGTGGCTGGTGCCGCTCGCCTGGGCGCTCGCCACCTCGATCAGGCCCTCGCAGGAGGTCATCACCGACCCCACCAGCTGGTTCACCGCCCACCCCACCCTCGCGGCGTACGGGGACCTGTTCGACGCGGGGAAGCTGCCCTACTGGTACGCGAACAGCTTCATCACCTCGATCCTGACGACCGTGCTCACGGTGCTGGCCGGGTCGCTCGCCGCCTTCGCGCTCTCGCAGACCCGTTTCAGGGCGCGCCGCGCCGCGTTCGTGATGCTCCTCGCCGGGATCATGATCCCGGGACAGGTCCTCATGATCCCGCAGTTCCTGGCGCTCCAGTCGGCTGGCCTGCTCAACACGTACTGGGGAGTGGTACTTCCCCAGGTACCCAACGTCGTCGCCGTGTTCGTCTTCAAGCAGTTCTTCGACGGCATCCCCAGGGAACTCATCGACGCGGCACGCGCGGACGGCGCGTCCTGGCTGCGCACGTACCGGCAGATCGTCATGCCCATCTCGCGTCCGGTGATCTCCGCCGTCACGATCTTCGTGTTCGTCGGCGTCTGGAACAACTTCCTGTGGCCCCTCCTGGTCGTCACCGACCCGGAGATGATGACCCTCCCCGTCGGGCTGACCTCCGTCCAGGACGTGTTCGGCGTCCCCTACGCCCAGTTGATGGCCTCCGCCGTGCTCGGTGCCATCCCGCTGCTCGCCGTGTTCGCGCTGTTCCAGCGGCGCATCGTCGAGGGCATCGCCGGGACCGGCCTCAAGTAG
- the arfA gene encoding arabinosylfuranosidase ArfA, with the protein MPHTARFTVDPEFTVGEVDPRLYGSFVEHMGRCVYTGIYEPEHPSADAAGFRTDVADLVRELGTGLVRYPGGNFVSGYHWEDGVGPASERPRRLDLAWRSIETNQVGTNEFLTWAKQHGLDPMMAVNLGTRGIDAARALVEYCNQPGGTAWSDLRIKHGYSEPHDVKLWCLGNEMDGPWQTGHKTATEYGRLAAETGKAMRQVDPSIELVACGSSNAAMPTFGTWEREVLEQTYDEVDYLSLHAYYEEFDGDRASFLASGAHMDQYIRDVVATADHVRAARGAKKHIRLSFDEWNVWYAARFVGERNLETAETPRLIEDTYSVTDAVVVGSLLITLLRNADRVAIACLAQLVNVIAPIRSEPGGPSWRQTIFHPFAQAARFATGRVLRTEVTGSRIDTPRHGDVSALDTVVTYDEESGAVTVLAVNRGQEQSLNLRAELRGPLAGYRVLEHLVLADQDPDAVNTQADPNRVTPRADGGAEVSADGALEAELAPVSWNVIRLTPAA; encoded by the coding sequence ATGCCGCACACCGCACGGTTCACCGTCGACCCCGAGTTCACCGTCGGGGAGGTGGACCCGCGCCTGTACGGATCCTTCGTCGAGCACATGGGCCGCTGCGTCTACACCGGCATCTACGAGCCGGAGCACCCCTCGGCGGACGCCGCCGGCTTCCGTACGGACGTCGCCGACCTGGTACGGGAACTCGGTACGGGCCTGGTCCGCTATCCCGGAGGCAACTTCGTCTCCGGCTACCACTGGGAGGACGGCGTCGGCCCGGCCTCCGAGCGGCCGCGCCGGCTCGACCTGGCCTGGCGCTCCATCGAGACCAACCAGGTGGGCACCAACGAGTTCCTCACCTGGGCCAAGCAGCACGGTCTCGACCCGATGATGGCGGTCAACCTCGGCACCCGCGGCATCGACGCGGCCCGCGCCCTGGTGGAGTACTGCAACCAGCCCGGCGGCACCGCCTGGTCCGATCTGCGGATCAAGCACGGCTACTCCGAACCCCATGACGTCAAGCTGTGGTGCCTGGGCAACGAGATGGACGGTCCCTGGCAGACCGGCCACAAGACGGCCACCGAGTACGGCAGGCTCGCGGCCGAGACCGGCAAGGCGATGCGCCAGGTCGACCCGTCCATCGAGCTGGTCGCCTGCGGCAGCTCGAACGCGGCCATGCCGACCTTCGGCACCTGGGAGCGCGAGGTCCTGGAGCAGACGTACGACGAGGTCGACTACCTCTCCCTGCACGCCTATTACGAGGAGTTCGACGGCGACCGCGCCAGCTTCCTGGCCTCCGGGGCGCACATGGACCAGTACATCCGCGACGTGGTCGCCACCGCGGACCACGTACGGGCCGCGCGCGGGGCCAAGAAGCACATCAGGCTCTCGTTCGACGAGTGGAACGTCTGGTACGCCGCCCGCTTCGTCGGCGAGCGCAATCTGGAGACCGCCGAGACACCCCGGCTGATCGAGGACACCTACAGCGTGACCGACGCCGTCGTCGTCGGCTCGCTGCTCATCACGCTCCTGCGCAACGCCGACCGGGTGGCCATCGCCTGCCTGGCCCAGCTGGTCAACGTCATCGCCCCGATCCGCAGCGAGCCGGGCGGCCCGAGCTGGCGGCAGACCATCTTCCACCCCTTCGCCCAGGCTGCCCGGTTCGCCACCGGCAGGGTGCTGCGCACCGAGGTCACCGGGTCCCGTATCGACACCCCGCGGCACGGCGACGTGTCGGCGCTCGACACGGTGGTGACGTACGACGAGGAGAGCGGCGCGGTGACCGTCCTCGCCGTCAACCGCGGTCAGGAGCAGTCCCTGAACCTGCGGGCCGAGCTGCGCGGTCCGCTGGCCGGCTACCGGGTCCTTGAGCACCTAGTCCTGGCCGACCAGGACCCGGACGCCGTGAACACCCAGGCGGACCCGAACCGCGTGACCCCGCGCGCCGACGGCGGAGCCGAGGTCTCGGCCGACGGCGCACTGGAGGCGGAGCTGGCCCCGGTGTCCTGGAACGTCATCCGCCTGACACCTGCTGCCTGA
- a CDS encoding carbohydrate ABC transporter permease yields the protein MATTTAPTKARGRGDRWAGPGMLLPFSLFYLLFLVGPLIYTVVAGFFETSLLKSGLGDFAGLSNYAAVLGDSEFWRTLKNTLWFTVLTTVPLVLLSLVLAILADRFVRGRWFFRFAFFAPFVLPSAVVALMFTFIYADQVGLAQQAAKLVGVDTPPSWLGDPDWAMISIAAATVWWTLGFNFVLYLAGLQDIPRSVHEAAAIDGAGPWQRIRHVVVPMLGRTTTLVTVLQVVASLKVFDQIYMLTNGGPDGSTRPSLQLIYDTGFVEGRVGYASTVSLLLFVVILLVSLVWFALVRRAEKER from the coding sequence ATGGCCACGACAACCGCACCGACCAAGGCCCGAGGCAGAGGTGACCGCTGGGCCGGTCCGGGGATGCTGTTGCCCTTCTCCCTGTTCTACCTGCTCTTCCTGGTGGGGCCGCTGATCTACACCGTCGTGGCCGGCTTCTTCGAGACCAGCCTGCTCAAGTCGGGGCTCGGTGACTTCGCCGGTCTCTCCAACTACGCGGCCGTGCTGGGCGACAGCGAGTTCTGGCGCACGCTCAAGAACACGCTGTGGTTCACCGTGCTGACCACCGTCCCGCTGGTGCTGCTCAGTCTGGTCCTCGCGATCCTCGCCGACCGCTTCGTCCGCGGCCGCTGGTTCTTCCGCTTCGCCTTCTTCGCGCCGTTCGTGCTGCCCTCGGCGGTCGTCGCGCTCATGTTCACCTTCATCTACGCGGACCAGGTGGGCCTCGCCCAGCAGGCCGCGAAGCTCGTCGGCGTGGACACCCCGCCGTCCTGGCTCGGCGATCCGGACTGGGCGATGATCTCCATCGCCGCCGCCACCGTGTGGTGGACGCTCGGCTTCAACTTCGTCCTGTACCTGGCCGGTCTGCAGGACATCCCGCGTTCCGTGCACGAGGCCGCGGCCATCGACGGAGCCGGGCCCTGGCAGCGCATCCGCCATGTGGTCGTGCCGATGCTCGGCCGCACCACGACCCTCGTCACGGTCCTCCAGGTGGTCGCCTCCCTGAAGGTCTTCGACCAGATCTACATGCTGACCAACGGCGGCCCCGACGGAAGCACCAGGCCGTCCCTGCAGCTCATCTACGACACGGGCTTCGTCGAAGGCCGCGTCGGCTACGCGTCGACGGTCTCGCTGCTGCTCTTCGTGGTGATCCTGCTGGTCTCGCTCGTCTGGTTCGCTCTCGTCCGCCGCGCCGAGAAGGAGCGCTGA
- a CDS encoding flavin monoamine oxidase family protein produces MVTVTGATALAAGLTAATAVPATALSPAAVPSAAPAAAPPGTDPASYTTVARAIVVFDKDDKSLVPTYLKAIESGLPPSGAKASKRILIVGAGPAGLLAADLLNRVGHDVVVIEANDNRVGGRIKTFRKGGHENGEQPFADPLQYAEAGAMRLPESHPLLMALIKKFDLARQEFLLVDVEVDNPTKRANRTWMHINGVHMRRAEYEEDPAKINDTFGVTGPNRTRTAAAILADALEPAHTLIRGKEGSELVDGWVKVLKRYGHWSMYRYLTEVAALDTRTIDLVGTVQNLTSRLHLSFLHSFLGSALIDPKTKFWELKGGTAKLVDALYAPVKGKVRLDRRAVRIERGDGKVRVHTVSEDCQTGKGGATEVFEGDEVIVTVPFSGLRHVAFDPPLTYGKRRAITELHYDAATKVLLEFSQRWWEFTEEQWEEELNTVEDGLYTKYKRGRVEDGRHLGAHRSVRDLGVTVPGELKECFSAFRPAVHSDPEAAHVRGGGSVSDNANRFMFFEHAHPMEGSDGGIILASYSWSDDALKWDAYADEERYLRALAGVQAVFGRRCEVFFTTKCKTQSWMRDHYAYGEASVLFPGQHTELFPDIPTSEGPIHFAGCHTSIKPAWIEGALESAVRTALKVHTG; encoded by the coding sequence GTGGTCACCGTGACCGGCGCCACGGCTCTCGCCGCCGGTCTCACCGCCGCCACCGCCGTTCCCGCCACCGCGCTGAGTCCTGCCGCCGTACCGTCGGCGGCACCGGCCGCGGCGCCACCCGGCACCGATCCCGCGTCGTACACCACGGTCGCCCGGGCCATCGTGGTCTTCGACAAGGACGACAAGTCCCTTGTCCCGACCTACCTGAAGGCCATCGAGAGCGGTCTGCCGCCGAGCGGGGCCAAGGCGTCAAAGCGGATCCTGATCGTCGGGGCCGGACCGGCCGGTCTGCTCGCCGCCGATCTCCTCAACCGGGTCGGCCACGACGTCGTCGTCATCGAGGCCAACGACAACCGCGTCGGCGGCCGGATCAAGACCTTCCGCAAGGGCGGCCACGAGAACGGGGAACAGCCCTTCGCCGACCCGCTGCAGTACGCCGAGGCCGGGGCGATGCGGCTGCCCGAGAGCCATCCGCTGCTCATGGCGCTGATCAAGAAGTTCGACCTCGCGCGACAGGAGTTCCTGCTGGTCGACGTGGAGGTCGACAACCCGACCAAGCGGGCCAACCGCACCTGGATGCACATCAACGGCGTCCACATGCGCCGCGCCGAGTACGAAGAGGACCCGGCGAAGATCAACGACACCTTCGGTGTCACGGGCCCCAACCGTACGAGGACGGCCGCCGCCATCCTCGCGGACGCCCTCGAACCCGCGCACACCCTCATCCGCGGCAAGGAGGGATCGGAGCTCGTCGACGGGTGGGTCAAGGTCCTCAAGCGGTACGGCCACTGGTCCATGTACCGGTACCTCACCGAGGTCGCCGCACTGGACACCAGGACCATCGACCTCGTCGGCACCGTCCAGAACCTGACCTCACGGCTCCATCTCTCCTTTCTGCACAGCTTCCTGGGCAGCGCGTTGATCGACCCCAAGACCAAGTTCTGGGAGCTGAAGGGCGGCACCGCGAAGCTCGTCGACGCGCTGTACGCGCCGGTGAAGGGCAAGGTGCGGCTCGACAGGCGTGCCGTCCGCATCGAACGCGGCGACGGCAAGGTGCGGGTGCACACCGTGTCCGAGGACTGCCAGACCGGCAAGGGCGGTGCCACGGAGGTCTTCGAGGGCGACGAGGTGATCGTCACCGTGCCCTTCTCCGGCTTGCGTCACGTGGCCTTCGACCCGCCGCTGACCTACGGCAAGCGCCGGGCCATCACGGAACTGCACTACGACGCCGCGACCAAGGTGCTGCTCGAGTTCTCCCAGCGCTGGTGGGAGTTCACCGAGGAGCAGTGGGAGGAGGAGCTGAACACCGTCGAGGACGGCCTTTACACCAAGTACAAGAGGGGCCGGGTCGAGGACGGCAGACACCTCGGCGCACACCGGAGCGTGCGGGATCTGGGGGTGACCGTGCCCGGCGAACTCAAGGAGTGCTTCAGCGCTTTCCGGCCCGCCGTGCACAGCGACCCCGAAGCAGCGCATGTCCGCGGCGGCGGCTCCGTGAGCGACAACGCCAACCGTTTCATGTTCTTCGAGCACGCCCATCCGATGGAGGGCAGCGACGGAGGCATCATTCTCGCCTCCTACAGCTGGTCCGACGACGCGCTGAAGTGGGACGCGTACGCCGACGAGGAGCGGTATCTGCGGGCGCTCGCCGGAGTGCAGGCCGTCTTCGGGCGGCGCTGCGAGGTGTTCTTCACGACCAAGTGCAAGACCCAGTCGTGGATGCGCGACCACTACGCCTACGGGGAGGCCTCGGTGCTCTTTCCGGGCCAGCACACCGAACTGTTCCCGGACATCCCCACCTCGGAGGGGCCCATTCATTTCGCGGGGTGCCACACGTCCATCAAGCCCGCCTGGATCGAGGGCGCCCTCGAATCCGCCGTGCGGACGGCGTTGAAGGTCCACACGGGCTGA
- a CDS encoding cytochrome P450: MTVATPPPIPRAAGSLPLLGHAIQLMRDNLGFIASLRETYGPVVEITLQPGTRTLIVQDPALIRTMLVDLGPSLDKGRFFEKMGQLLGDSVVTAAGQEHVRKRRQLQPAFTHTEIARYVDIMRDEASEAVSLWRPGQVVDIREAMVKLSLDMLTKTVFSGSLDEETFLRLRGDLSVVMNGVGARVMLPDWAERLPLPFNRRFAEARDGVRATVDAALDRLRASGHDTGDMLSMLLRAQDDETGEHLTGDQICSEILTLAVAGTETTASVLSWVLYELARDHDIEARVQAELAEVLGGRPVTFDDVMRLPYLNRVITEALRLHHTGWLVTRRTVTDTRLGEWTVPAGTELAYCQHALHRDPELFADPLDFNPDRWLDDAQARLPAGAFLPFGAGRHKCIGDRFALTELITAIATITREVRFELAPGQIVRPVARATVRPRTLLMTVSPREDAGPERTDPAGP; encoded by the coding sequence GTGACGGTCGCCACGCCTCCCCCCATTCCCAGAGCGGCGGGATCCCTCCCGCTGCTGGGCCACGCGATACAGCTCATGCGCGACAACCTCGGCTTCATCGCCTCACTCCGCGAGACGTACGGTCCCGTGGTCGAGATAACCCTTCAGCCCGGCACCCGCACCCTCATCGTCCAGGACCCCGCACTGATCCGCACCATGCTCGTGGACCTCGGCCCCAGCCTCGACAAGGGCCGCTTCTTCGAGAAGATGGGCCAGCTCCTGGGCGACAGCGTGGTCACCGCGGCCGGCCAGGAACACGTGCGCAAACGCCGCCAGTTGCAGCCGGCGTTCACCCACACCGAGATCGCCCGGTACGTCGACATCATGCGCGACGAGGCGAGCGAGGCCGTCTCCCTCTGGAGACCCGGCCAGGTCGTCGACATCCGCGAGGCGATGGTCAAGCTCTCCCTCGACATGCTCACCAAGACCGTCTTCTCGGGCAGCCTCGACGAGGAAACGTTCCTGCGACTGCGCGGGGATCTGTCCGTGGTCATGAACGGCGTCGGGGCGCGCGTCATGCTGCCCGACTGGGCCGAGCGGCTGCCCCTGCCGTTCAACCGCCGCTTCGCCGAGGCCCGCGACGGCGTCCGCGCCACCGTCGACGCGGCGCTCGACCGGCTGCGGGCCTCCGGTCACGACACCGGTGACATGCTGTCGATGCTGCTGCGCGCCCAGGACGACGAGACCGGTGAGCACCTGACCGGGGACCAGATCTGCTCCGAGATCCTCACGCTCGCCGTGGCCGGCACCGAGACCACGGCGTCCGTACTGTCATGGGTGCTGTACGAACTCGCCCGCGACCACGACATCGAGGCCCGGGTCCAGGCCGAACTCGCGGAGGTACTGGGCGGTCGGCCGGTCACCTTCGACGACGTCATGCGGCTCCCCTACCTCAACCGCGTCATCACCGAGGCCCTGCGGCTGCATCACACGGGATGGCTCGTCACGCGCCGCACCGTCACGGACACCCGCCTCGGGGAGTGGACCGTGCCGGCCGGTACGGAACTGGCCTACTGCCAGCACGCCCTGCACCGCGACCCCGAACTCTTCGCCGACCCCCTCGACTTCAACCCCGACCGCTGGCTGGACGACGCGCAGGCCCGGCTGCCCGCAGGGGCGTTCCTCCCCTTCGGGGCGGGCAGACACAAGTGCATCGGCGACCGGTTCGCACTCACCGAGCTGATCACCGCGATCGCGACGATCACCCGCGAGGTACGGTTCGAGCTCGCGCCCGGCCAGATCGTCCGGCCCGTCGCCCGGGCCACCGTACGACCCAGGACCCTGCTGATGACCGTCAGCCCCCGGGAGGACGCCGGGCCCGAGCGGACCGATCCCGCCGGACCGTGA